The following proteins are encoded in a genomic region of Tenuifilum sp. 4138str:
- a CDS encoding C-GCAxxG-C-C family protein, whose product MGDKISIALSSFQGSANCAQSVLLAFATDEGLTTEQCLKLGAGLGGGIGHKQHVCGAINAGAMIIGLRFGNSNLNDSDSKQKATVLVAEYMDKCAKRLGSTDCCRILGIDLNNPEAKQKARDAGLFDMVCGNAIKVVCQLLEEDYRKV is encoded by the coding sequence ATGGGAGATAAAATATCCATTGCCCTATCAAGTTTTCAGGGGAGCGCAAATTGCGCACAGTCTGTATTGCTTGCATTTGCCACTGACGAAGGGTTAACTACCGAGCAATGCTTGAAGCTAGGTGCTGGACTGGGTGGGGGTATTGGTCATAAGCAACATGTGTGCGGAGCAATTAACGCAGGGGCAATGATTATCGGATTAAGGTTTGGTAATAGTAACCTGAACGATTCCGACTCCAAGCAAAAAGCAACCGTACTTGTGGCCGAGTACATGGATAAATGTGCCAAACGATTAGGGTCAACCGATTGCTGCAGAATACTAGGAATAGATTTGAACAACCCCGAAGCAAAACAAAAGGCCCGCGATGCAGGCCTGTTCGATATGGTGTGTGGCAATGCCATTAAGGTTGTTTGCCAGCTGCTGGAGGAGGATTACCGTAAGGTTTAA
- a CDS encoding metal ABC transporter permease, with protein MIEAVKQFFQYAFIQNAIISAFLLSVITGFIGSYIVVRRLVFLSGGITHASFGGIGIAWYFGLNPILGATVFSVFSALGLEYLSQGRTLREDSAIGMLWSFGMAVGILFVFLTPGYAPNLMSFLFGSILTISQTDILLLLILATLTLVFFVAFYYPILFVAFDSDFAKTQNVPVKFISYSLAVLIALSIVFAIRAVGIILIISLLTIPANIANIVTHRFRRIIVLSALISFFSIVAGIAISFRLNVPSGATIIITMMAFYLIAKGIQLVRQRIFTLKV; from the coding sequence ATGATTGAGGCTGTTAAACAGTTCTTTCAGTATGCTTTTATTCAGAATGCAATAATTTCAGCATTCCTGCTTTCGGTAATAACCGGGTTCATTGGTTCGTACATTGTGGTTAGGCGATTGGTTTTTCTGAGCGGTGGCATTACCCATGCCTCCTTTGGTGGTATTGGTATTGCTTGGTATTTTGGGCTAAACCCCATCCTGGGGGCTACTGTTTTTTCAGTATTTTCGGCACTGGGGCTTGAGTACTTGTCGCAGGGGCGAACGCTGCGTGAGGATTCGGCAATAGGGATGCTTTGGTCGTTTGGCATGGCTGTAGGTATTCTTTTTGTTTTCCTAACGCCGGGTTACGCCCCAAACCTAATGTCGTTCCTGTTCGGAAGCATACTAACCATTTCCCAAACCGATATTTTACTGCTGCTGATACTTGCCACGCTTACGCTAGTATTCTTTGTGGCTTTTTACTACCCAATTCTTTTTGTGGCATTCGATAGCGATTTTGCCAAAACACAGAATGTCCCGGTTAAGTTCATTAGCTACTCGTTGGCTGTTCTCATTGCTCTCTCAATAGTTTTTGCCATAAGAGCTGTGGGCATCATTCTAATCATATCGCTGCTAACCATACCCGCAAACATTGCCAATATAGTAACCCATCGGTTTAGAAGGATAATTGTGTTATCGGCCTTAATCAGCTTTTTTTCGATTGTTGCTGGTATAGCTATCTCGTTCAGGTTGAATGTTCCCTCGGGTGCAACAATCATTATTACCATGATGGCTTTCTACCTCATTGCAAAAGGGATTCAATTGGTAAGGCAGCGGATTTTTACACTGAAAGTGTAA
- a CDS encoding metal ABC transporter solute-binding protein, Zn/Mn family encodes MVSRYITIATLSALTLLTGCDIQTTNTSKPTVVVSILPLKYFVEKIADSSLQVKVLVPPGSSPEMFEPTPQQMAELTQAKAYFSIGLLDFEKGMEQKLKDNAEFRYIDLSQGLELIKGESEHNHDHESHQGHNHAVDPHTWMSAANARIMAKSIAQSLTTLFPERESEFNANLNRLVAHIDSVDNEVRSILAGSGRKAFVIYHPALGYFSRDYGLTQLSVEHEGKSPSAKGVMELVERCRAEGITTILSQSQFDTHNSQTIANELGGTVVKVDPLQENWAESMIFIANAIASNVK; translated from the coding sequence ATGGTTTCTCGATACATAACTATTGCAACGCTTTCAGCACTGACATTACTTACTGGTTGTGATATCCAAACTACAAACACCAGTAAGCCAACAGTAGTGGTAAGCATACTGCCACTAAAATACTTTGTGGAAAAGATTGCCGATTCCTCCCTTCAGGTTAAGGTACTTGTTCCTCCGGGCAGTAGCCCTGAGATGTTTGAGCCAACCCCTCAGCAAATGGCTGAGCTTACACAGGCTAAAGCCTACTTTTCCATAGGGCTACTCGATTTCGAGAAGGGAATGGAGCAAAAGCTAAAGGATAATGCAGAATTCAGGTATATCGACCTGTCGCAGGGACTTGAACTGATTAAGGGTGAAAGTGAGCACAACCACGATCACGAAAGCCATCAGGGGCATAACCATGCCGTTGACCCCCATACCTGGATGTCGGCTGCCAATGCCAGGATAATGGCTAAATCCATTGCCCAAAGCCTAACTACACTTTTTCCCGAGAGGGAAAGCGAGTTCAACGCCAACCTCAACCGCTTGGTTGCCCATATCGATTCGGTTGATAATGAGGTTAGGAGCATTCTGGCAGGTTCCGGTCGTAAAGCCTTTGTAATATACCATCCAGCTTTAGGTTACTTTTCCCGCGATTACGGGTTAACCCAGCTAAGCGTTGAACACGAAGGGAAAAGTCCATCGGCTAAAGGGGTGATGGAGCTGGTTGAGCGCTGCCGTGCCGAGGGTATCACAACCATTCTCTCGCAGAGCCAGTTCGATACGCACAACTCTCAAACCATTGCCAATGAGCTTGGCGGTACAGTGGTTAAGGTTGACCCGCTTCAGGAAAACTGGGCTGAGAGTATGATTTTTATTGCTAACGCAATTGCAAGTAATGTAAAATGA
- the lpdA gene encoding dihydrolipoyl dehydrogenase — protein sequence MNFDLIVIGSGPGGYVAAIRASQLGMKVAVVEKENLGGICLNWGCIPTKALLKSAQVFEYASNAADYGVLAADVKPDFEKMIARSRGVADAMSKGIQFLFKKNNITVINGFGKLKDNHTVTVTASDVTQADYTAKHIILATGARSRELPNLKQDGVKVIGYRQALTLPKQPASMVVVGSGAIGSEFAYFYNAIGTKVTLVEYMPNIVPLEDEEVSKTLERAFKKAGITVKTEASVEAVDTSGGLCKVTIQTKKGPEVVEAEVVLSAVGITPNLEGIGIEELGIILDKGKVKVDEFYRTNVEGIYAIGDIVPGPALAHVASAEGIVCVEKIAGLNPHPINYSNIPGCTYTTPEVSSVGMSEKAARDAGYEIKVGKFPFTASGKATAAGNRDGFVKLIFDAKYGELLGAHMVGGNVTEMIAEMVVARNLETTGHELIKSIHPHPTMSEAIMEAAAAAYGEAIHI from the coding sequence ATGAACTTCGACCTTATAGTAATTGGAAGCGGCCCCGGAGGTTATGTGGCCGCAATACGAGCAAGCCAGCTAGGCATGAAAGTGGCTGTGGTGGAAAAGGAAAACCTTGGAGGTATATGCCTGAACTGGGGCTGTATTCCCACCAAAGCGTTACTTAAGAGCGCACAGGTTTTTGAGTATGCATCGAATGCTGCCGATTATGGGGTGTTGGCAGCCGATGTAAAACCCGATTTTGAAAAAATGATTGCTCGTAGCCGCGGTGTGGCCGATGCCATGAGCAAGGGAATACAATTCCTTTTCAAAAAGAATAACATCACTGTTATTAATGGTTTTGGTAAGCTAAAGGATAACCATACCGTAACAGTAACCGCTTCCGATGTTACACAAGCCGACTACACTGCTAAACACATCATACTTGCCACGGGTGCGCGTTCGCGCGAACTACCAAACCTAAAACAGGATGGGGTAAAGGTAATTGGCTACCGTCAGGCTCTCACATTACCAAAACAACCGGCCTCCATGGTGGTTGTTGGTTCAGGTGCAATTGGCAGTGAGTTTGCATACTTTTACAACGCAATTGGCACCAAGGTAACCCTGGTTGAGTATATGCCCAATATTGTTCCCCTGGAGGACGAGGAGGTAAGTAAAACCCTTGAGCGTGCCTTCAAAAAGGCTGGCATTACAGTTAAAACCGAAGCGTCGGTTGAGGCGGTCGATACATCGGGCGGACTATGTAAGGTTACCATCCAAACCAAAAAGGGCCCTGAGGTGGTTGAGGCCGAGGTAGTGCTTTCGGCCGTGGGCATTACGCCCAACCTTGAGGGAATAGGTATTGAGGAGTTGGGTATTATTCTGGACAAGGGCAAGGTTAAGGTTGACGAGTTTTACCGCACCAACGTTGAGGGTATTTACGCCATTGGCGATATAGTGCCAGGTCCTGCTTTAGCCCACGTTGCTTCCGCCGAGGGTATTGTTTGCGTTGAAAAGATTGCCGGGCTTAACCCCCATCCAATAAACTACAGCAACATTCCCGGTTGTACCTACACCACGCCTGAGGTTTCGAGCGTAGGTATGAGCGAGAAAGCAGCCCGCGATGCTGGTTACGAGATTAAAGTGGGCAAGTTTCCGTTTACAGCCTCGGGTAAGGCAACTGCAGCCGGTAACCGCGATGGCTTTGTGAAGCTCATATTTGATGCCAAGTATGGCGAGTTGCTTGGTGCCCACATGGTGGGTGGCAATGTAACCGAAATGATAGCCGAAATGGTTGTGGCACGCAACCTCGAAACCACTGGTCATGAACTAATCAAGAGCATTCATCCGCACCCAACAATGAGTGAGGCAATTATGGAAGCCGCTGCTGCTGCTTACGGCGAAGCAATTCATATCTAA
- a CDS encoding metal ABC transporter ATP-binding protein produces the protein MTNPTDKLIELVNVTAGYGKNIVLRNVNLTINTNDFIGIIGPNGGGKTTLIKLLIGQLKPFTGEVIYHTKGNGSLIGYLPQASQIDKNFPISVREVVLSGLLEKKGIFGGYSRQQKSVALDLMKQVGIANLQNKSIGQLSGGQLQRALLCRALISDPQVLILDEPNTYVDSNFEGELYEMLRKLNERMAIVMVSHDLGTITSYVKTIACVNGTLFYHQSNQITNEQLAAYNCPIQIIAHGPVPHTVLLDHGKENQHNHNH, from the coding sequence ATGACAAACCCAACCGACAAGCTGATAGAGCTGGTTAACGTTACAGCCGGATACGGTAAAAACATTGTTTTGCGTAATGTTAACCTCACCATAAACACTAACGATTTTATTGGTATAATTGGCCCGAATGGTGGAGGGAAAACAACCCTAATAAAACTACTAATAGGTCAGTTAAAGCCCTTTACCGGTGAGGTTATTTACCACACAAAGGGAAACGGTTCACTAATTGGTTACCTGCCACAGGCAAGCCAGATTGATAAAAATTTTCCCATATCCGTAAGGGAAGTAGTGCTATCGGGGCTTTTGGAGAAAAAGGGGATTTTTGGCGGCTACAGCCGCCAACAAAAGAGTGTTGCCCTTGACCTGATGAAACAGGTAGGAATTGCGAACCTTCAGAATAAAAGCATAGGGCAGCTCTCGGGTGGTCAGCTGCAAAGGGCATTGCTTTGCCGGGCATTGATATCGGACCCACAGGTGCTTATCCTGGATGAGCCCAACACTTACGTGGATAGCAACTTTGAGGGAGAGCTTTACGAGATGCTTCGGAAGCTAAACGAGCGAATGGCTATTGTAATGGTATCGCACGATTTGGGTACTATAACCTCGTATGTTAAAACCATTGCTTGCGTTAACGGTACACTCTTTTACCACCAATCGAACCAGATTACCAACGAGCAGCTTGCAGCCTATAATTGCCCAATCCAAATTATTGCTCATGGTCCGGTTCCCCACACCGTTCTGCTCGATCATGGTAAAGAAAATCAACATAATCACAATCACTAA
- a CDS encoding T9SS type A sorting domain-containing protein gives MKKVIFYLVFAISALAGQAQDPAIVMTTAKSINSQFTFGIQAAAPNTPIQIDWGNGVKENFTIGNSLEFFNYPLKGNSVKIWGEGITNLNVASMELTALDVTRATSLTYLYIKTNKISTLDLSNCTALTYVDCSVNLLNSLNLPNTSTLVGVNCANNKLTFVTLPTKQPTWTSYTYSPQQNFALPKQTYSTNEEIDLSSQLNVDSQTTTYTWKTESGTTLVNGTDYNENGGKFTFLKTFLDSLYCEMTNAAFPDLILTTTKISIPQLPNVLMTTTSAVGSTFTFGIGATESNTPIKVDWGNGVLASYTIGENTTVSGTLAGSTIKIYGTGISYLDLSEKKLTSLDVTNNNTLTKLYCSKNQLTTLDVSKSNSLKELYCNNNSIASLDVSNLDALRILHCFSNGMNNLTIDGCNSLETLYCYYNNLTSLNTSSCPSLKLLYCTGNKIVSLDVSENLNLTELGCTDNMLTSLDLSRNTKLELLGCSNNQLTNIDLQNNPLLYRVHLANNQLTQLNLANNPLISRLDIPGNWLTFATLPIATTILTNYIYSPQRNIILPKTEYTLNEEVDLSSQLTAGGNTTTYTWKTAGGKTLVKDSDYTENNGKFTFLKQPCDYFYCEMRNATFPELTLVTENIFITQTEPSVTMTTTSAVGSTFTFGIGATSSNTPIKVDWGNGILASYTIGEYTTVSGTLADSTIKIYGVGIMHLDLWGKNLTSLDVSSNKALKHLNCNSNKLTTLDVTNNTELTDLNCSSNQLSALDVTNNSKINKLYISYNKFIFTTLPIKQASWTTYTYSPQAKLILPKTEYVLNEEIDLSSQLTAGGNTTVYTWKTAGGKTLVKDSDYTENNGNFRFLKPPLDYFYCEMRNAAFPELILTTEYISIFQNKPFLSMTTSFSIGSTFTFGISATAPNASIQVDWGDGILSAYTIGEYSNTISGTLSGNSLKIYGLGIDYLDLSYKNLKSLDVSGIPTLKSLYCDYNFLNTIDISKNIELKNLSCDVNKINALDVSKNDSLKYLSCWVNNLRVLDVTNNIALLHLNCGGNPLTYINVTNNKKLTALYCSSIYLRTLDVSNNSALTALNCSMNQLTTLDVSNNSSLRTLDCHSNQITDLDLTNNTALRDLTIYNNKFSFSTLPVKQASWTSYSYSPQLNINLPKKQYGLTETVDLSSESTINGNATNYVWKTKGGSTLTAGTDYNVTNGVTTFLKVQPDSVYCEMTNASFPDLTLKTSSIKVSQFPLSVPNSRLSASIFPNPASEFVNIELNENIFRVEIFNSLGIKLLEQETNIAPRVVLHLNNIPAGILIVRAYTKNGFTENKIVKL, from the coding sequence ATGAAAAAAGTTATATTCTATTTGGTTTTTGCAATTTCAGCACTTGCTGGGCAAGCGCAGGATCCTGCAATAGTTATGACAACTGCCAAAAGCATTAATTCTCAATTCACTTTTGGTATTCAAGCTGCCGCTCCAAATACACCCATACAAATTGATTGGGGAAATGGCGTAAAGGAAAACTTTACCATTGGCAATTCACTTGAATTTTTCAATTACCCGCTTAAAGGTAACTCGGTAAAAATTTGGGGCGAGGGTATTACTAATCTAAATGTTGCATCAATGGAACTCACTGCCTTAGATGTTACACGGGCAACCTCCTTAACTTACCTGTACATTAAAACCAACAAGATTTCAACCCTAGATTTAAGTAATTGCACTGCACTAACCTATGTTGATTGTTCCGTGAACCTTTTGAATAGTCTTAACCTCCCTAATACATCTACTTTAGTTGGTGTAAACTGCGCAAACAACAAGTTAACATTTGTAACACTTCCTACAAAACAACCCACCTGGACATCATACACTTACAGCCCACAACAAAACTTTGCACTGCCAAAGCAAACCTACAGCACCAATGAGGAGATAGATCTTAGTAGTCAATTAAATGTTGATAGCCAAACTACTACCTACACTTGGAAAACAGAAAGCGGAACAACCTTAGTAAATGGAACGGATTATAACGAAAATGGTGGAAAATTTACCTTTCTTAAAACATTTCTTGATAGCTTGTACTGCGAAATGACTAACGCTGCATTCCCCGATCTAATTCTAACTACAACCAAAATTTCGATACCTCAACTGCCAAATGTTCTAATGACCACAACCTCTGCCGTTGGAAGCACATTCACATTTGGTATTGGTGCAACAGAAAGCAATACACCCATTAAGGTGGACTGGGGGAATGGAGTTTTGGCTAGTTATACAATTGGAGAGAATACGACAGTATCGGGAACACTTGCTGGTAGCACTATTAAAATTTATGGCACGGGCATTAGTTATTTGGATTTATCTGAGAAAAAATTGACTTCATTGGATGTGACAAATAATAATACACTGACTAAACTTTATTGCAGTAAAAACCAATTAACTACTCTTGATGTTTCAAAGAGTAATTCGCTCAAAGAACTATACTGTAACAATAATTCCATAGCTTCGTTAGATGTAAGTAATTTGGATGCCCTACGCATTCTTCATTGCTTTAGTAATGGCATGAACAATTTAACAATTGATGGATGCAACTCTCTGGAAACGCTTTATTGCTATTACAACAATCTAACCTCATTAAATACTAGCAGTTGTCCATCCCTTAAGTTGCTCTACTGCACTGGAAACAAAATAGTTTCTTTGGATGTTTCTGAAAATTTAAACCTAACGGAACTTGGCTGTACGGATAATATGCTCACAAGCCTAGATTTGTCAAGAAATACAAAACTCGAACTTCTGGGATGCTCTAACAACCAACTAACTAACATCGATTTACAAAATAATCCTTTACTTTACAGGGTACATCTAGCGAATAATCAACTTACACAATTAAATTTAGCCAATAATCCATTAATAAGCAGGCTCGACATTCCAGGGAACTGGTTAACATTCGCAACCCTACCCATAGCAACAACAATTCTTACAAACTATATTTATTCACCACAGCGGAATATTATCCTGCCTAAAACAGAGTACACTCTTAACGAGGAGGTTGACCTGAGCAGCCAGCTTACCGCTGGAGGTAATACCACCACCTATACATGGAAAACTGCTGGGGGAAAAACATTGGTTAAGGATTCAGACTACACCGAGAATAACGGGAAATTCACATTTCTAAAACAACCCTGCGACTATTTTTACTGCGAGATGAGGAATGCAACATTTCCGGAACTTACGCTAGTTACTGAGAACATATTCATTACCCAAACCGAACCCTCCGTTACAATGACCACAACCTCTGCCGTTGGAAGCACATTCACATTTGGTATTGGTGCAACTTCAAGCAATACTCCCATTAAGGTGGACTGGGGGAATGGAATATTGGCTAGCTATACTATTGGAGAGTATACGACAGTTTCGGGAACACTTGCTGATAGCACTATAAAAATTTATGGTGTGGGTATTATGCATTTGGATTTATGGGGGAAAAACTTGACATCTTTGGATGTTTCTAGCAATAAAGCGTTGAAACACCTCAATTGCAACAGTAACAAGCTAACCACACTTGATGTGACAAATAATACTGAGCTGACTGATCTTAATTGCAGTTCAAACCAACTATCTGCTTTAGATGTAACTAACAATTCTAAAATTAACAAACTATACATTAGTTATAATAAATTTATTTTCACTACACTGCCAATAAAACAGGCCTCCTGGACTACATACACCTATAGCCCCCAAGCTAAACTTATTCTCCCTAAAACAGAGTACGTTCTTAACGAAGAGATTGACCTTAGCAGCCAGCTTACCGCTGGCGGTAATACCACCGTCTATACATGGAAAACTGCTGGGGGAAAAACACTGGTTAAGGATTCAGACTACACCGAGAATAACGGTAATTTCAGATTCCTAAAACCACCCCTAGACTATTTTTACTGTGAAATGAGGAATGCTGCATTCCCTGAACTAATTCTAACTACAGAATATATTTCAATTTTTCAGAATAAGCCATTTTTATCAATGACCACATCCTTTAGTATTGGAAGCACATTCACATTTGGTATTAGTGCAACAGCACCTAATGCTTCCATTCAGGTAGACTGGGGTGATGGAATATTGTCTGCTTACACTATTGGAGAATATTCAAACACCATATCTGGAACACTTTCAGGCAATAGCTTAAAAATTTATGGACTAGGTATAGACTATCTTGACTTAAGTTATAAAAATTTAAAATCCTTAGATGTATCCGGAATTCCTACATTGAAAAGTCTTTATTGTGATTACAATTTTCTAAACACCATTGATATATCCAAAAATATTGAATTGAAAAATCTTTCGTGTGATGTAAACAAAATTAACGCTCTCGATGTATCTAAAAATGATTCATTGAAATATCTTTCATGTTGGGTGAATAATTTAAGGGTCCTCGATGTTACAAACAACATTGCGCTGCTTCACCTCAATTGCGGTGGTAACCCACTTACCTATATTAATGTGACCAATAACAAAAAACTAACTGCACTTTATTGTTCATCAATTTATTTGAGAACTCTCGATGTGTCAAACAATTCTGCCTTGACAGCCCTTAATTGCAGTATGAACCAGTTAACCACTCTCGATGTGTCAAACAATTCTTCTTTGAGAACCCTTGATTGTCATTCAAATCAAATTACTGACCTCGATTTAACCAATAATACTGCGCTTAGAGACCTAACCATATATAATAATAAATTTTCATTCAGCACGCTTCCAGTAAAGCAAGCTTCTTGGACTTCATATTCATACAGTCCCCAGTTAAATATTAACCTACCAAAGAAGCAGTACGGACTAACCGAAACGGTAGATCTAAGCAGTGAGTCAACCATAAATGGAAATGCAACCAACTATGTTTGGAAAACCAAGGGCGGTTCTACCCTTACTGCAGGTACTGACTATAATGTTACCAACGGTGTAACCACATTTCTAAAGGTTCAACCCGACAGTGTTTACTGCGAAATGACTAACGCCTCATTCCCAGACCTTACTCTCAAAACAAGTAGCATTAAAGTTTCACAGTTCCCCCTTTCTGTTCCCAATAGTAGGCTTTCTGCAAGCATATTCCCAAATCCGGCTTCTGAGTTTGTAAATATTGAACTTAATGAGAATATTTTTAGGGTTGAAATCTTTAACTCCCTGGGTATTAAATTACTTGAGCAGGAAACCAATATAGCCCCACGGGTGGTTTTACATCTGAATAATATTCCAGCAGGAATACTAATTGTGAGAGCATACACCAAAAATGGTTTTACCGAAAATAAGATAGTTAAGCTTTAA
- the dnaG gene encoding DNA primase, giving the protein MIDQHTVDKILAAADIVEVVKEYVTLRKRGVNYLGLCPFHNEKTPSFTVSQAKGIFKCFGCGKGGNVVNFIMEHERLNYVEALKFLAKKYHIEIEEKEVTPEEIEKRNERESLMVINSYAQRYFSDMLHKHSDGKTIAMAYFRERGFKDHIIERFQLGYCLDQRDAFTQSALRDGFKLDYLVKTGLTIKRDDGSTFDRFAGRVMFPIHSISGRVIGFGGRILKADKKTAKYLNSPESEVYHKSEVLYGIFHAKKAITQENKCYLVEGYTDVISLHQTGIENVVASSGTSLTQDQIKLIKRFTPNVTILYDGDAAGIKASLRGIDMILEEGLNVKVVLMPEGEDPDSFARSHNASEVLEYINQNETDFIKFKTRLLLDDAKSDPIKRANLITDIVRSISAIPDQVIRAVYIKECAKLMDIGEEVLYSEVGKLRRSRMEQLLQRERTEAVREHETPKIPAFVQGISCEEQEKEIVRFLLNSGNQVLFSQEVEGTNELITITAAQYIIDEILNDDLEFQNLIYKKVFDEYVRLLETNVEVDNRFFINHTDPEISQMAVDLLTEKYVLSRIWEKHKAEVSESPDFLQTAIPKAIMVYKSKVLKLAISKLTDELSKLKPDQVEETNQLLLRLRELYALMNKMSKDLDRVIL; this is encoded by the coding sequence ATGATTGACCAGCATACAGTTGATAAAATACTGGCAGCAGCCGATATTGTTGAGGTGGTAAAGGAATACGTTACCCTTCGGAAACGCGGGGTTAATTACCTGGGCCTTTGTCCATTCCATAATGAGAAAACGCCCTCGTTCACCGTGAGTCAGGCAAAGGGTATTTTCAAGTGCTTTGGCTGTGGCAAGGGAGGGAATGTGGTCAATTTCATTATGGAGCATGAGCGGCTTAACTACGTGGAGGCTCTTAAGTTCCTGGCCAAGAAGTATCACATTGAGATTGAAGAGAAAGAGGTTACCCCCGAGGAGATAGAGAAGCGGAACGAGCGCGAGAGCCTAATGGTTATCAACTCGTATGCCCAGCGCTACTTTTCCGATATGCTGCATAAGCATTCCGATGGCAAAACCATTGCCATGGCTTACTTCCGCGAGAGGGGATTTAAGGACCATATCATTGAGAGGTTTCAGCTGGGTTACTGCTTAGACCAGCGCGATGCCTTTACCCAAAGCGCACTGCGCGATGGTTTCAAGCTCGACTACCTTGTTAAAACCGGGCTTACCATAAAGCGCGACGACGGCAGCACCTTTGATCGCTTTGCCGGTAGGGTGATGTTTCCCATCCATAGCATAAGCGGTAGGGTTATTGGTTTTGGGGGGCGAATACTTAAAGCCGATAAAAAAACGGCTAAGTACCTTAACAGCCCCGAGAGCGAGGTTTACCATAAAAGCGAGGTGCTTTACGGCATTTTCCATGCCAAAAAAGCCATCACCCAGGAGAACAAGTGTTACCTGGTAGAGGGTTACACCGATGTAATTTCGTTGCACCAAACTGGCATTGAGAATGTGGTGGCCAGTTCCGGTACATCGCTTACGCAGGATCAGATTAAGCTGATAAAGCGCTTTACCCCAAACGTTACCATACTTTACGACGGCGATGCCGCCGGCATTAAGGCCTCGCTCAGGGGTATCGATATGATACTGGAGGAGGGACTTAACGTTAAGGTGGTGCTTATGCCCGAGGGCGAAGACCCCGACAGCTTTGCCCGTTCCCATAACGCCTCGGAGGTGCTGGAGTACATCAACCAAAACGAAACCGATTTCATCAAATTCAAGACCCGCCTTCTGCTCGATGATGCCAAGAGCGATCCCATTAAACGCGCTAACCTTATTACCGACATTGTACGCTCAATAAGTGCCATACCCGACCAGGTGATTCGGGCGGTTTACATCAAGGAGTGCGCCAAGTTAATGGATATTGGCGAGGAAGTGCTTTACTCCGAGGTTGGCAAGCTGCGTAGGAGCAGAATGGAGCAGCTGCTCCAGCGTGAACGCACCGAGGCGGTTAGGGAACACGAAACACCCAAAATTCCTGCTTTTGTTCAAGGAATTAGCTGCGAGGAGCAGGAAAAGGAGATTGTACGGTTCCTGCTGAATAGCGGAAACCAGGTACTATTTAGCCAGGAGGTGGAGGGAACCAATGAACTTATCACTATTACTGCTGCTCAGTATATCATTGATGAGATTCTTAACGATGATTTAGAGTTTCAGAATTTGATTTACAAAAAGGTTTTTGATGAATACGTGCGTTTACTGGAAACAAACGTTGAGGTCGATAACCGATTTTTTATTAACCACACCGATCCTGAAATTAGCCAAATGGCTGTGGATTTACTTACCGAAAAATATGTGCTTAGCCGGATTTGGGAAAAACACAAGGCCGAGGTTTCTGAAAGCCCCGATTTTCTACAAACAGCCATACCCAAGGCCATAATGGTTTACAAAAGCAAAGTGCTGAAGCTGGCCATTAGCAAGCTAACCGATGAGCTGAGTAAGCTCAAACCCGATCAGGTTGAGGAAACCAATCAGTTACTCCTACGGCTCAGGGAGCTTTATGCCCTAATGAATAAGATGTCGAAGGATTTAGATAGGGTAATTCTGTAG